The following are encoded together in the Novipirellula caenicola genome:
- a CDS encoding terminase gpA endonuclease subunit, translating into MKFKRPDGKTVRPSLVVLDDPQTDESARSLSQCAHREAILAGAVLGLAGPGKKISGIMPCTVIRPGDMADNILNRELHPEWNGERTRMVNSFPTDETLWQRYAEIRAEGLRRGDGGEAGTEFYRKNRDAMDAGADVSWKQRFNHDELSAIQHAMNLKLQDEAAFFAEYQNEPIPEETIGADQLTADQVAAKINHMPRRRVPIAGNHLTAFIDVQGKLLFYVVAAWEDDFTGYVVDYGTYPDQQRPYFTLRDARHTLASAAEGTGLEGSIYAGLQALTGELLGREWQRDDGAAMKIGRCLVDANWGHSTNVVYQFCRQSSHASILPPSHGRFVGASSNPFSEYKRRPGDRIGLNWRIPSIHGKRAIRHVIYDTNWWKSFTHARLAVSMGDRGCLSIFGDRAEQHRMFAEQVTAEYFIKTEGRGRTVDEWKARPDQPDNHWLDCLVGAAVAASMQGALLFGTDITPARQRDRVSFRELQRKKRK; encoded by the coding sequence ATGAAGTTTAAACGTCCCGATGGTAAAACGGTCCGGCCTTCGCTCGTTGTGTTAGACGATCCGCAAACCGACGAATCCGCTCGATCGCTGTCACAATGTGCTCATCGTGAAGCGATCCTCGCCGGCGCGGTGCTCGGACTTGCCGGCCCTGGCAAAAAGATCTCAGGCATCATGCCGTGCACGGTCATTCGACCAGGTGATATGGCCGACAATATCCTCAATCGCGAGCTGCATCCCGAGTGGAATGGCGAGCGAACGAGGATGGTCAATTCGTTTCCGACCGACGAAACGCTATGGCAGCGGTATGCCGAAATACGTGCCGAAGGCCTGCGTCGCGGCGATGGTGGTGAGGCTGGCACCGAGTTCTATCGCAAGAACCGTGACGCGATGGACGCCGGCGCCGACGTCTCATGGAAGCAACGCTTCAACCACGATGAGCTGTCGGCGATCCAGCACGCGATGAACCTAAAGCTTCAAGACGAAGCCGCGTTTTTCGCTGAGTATCAAAACGAGCCGATACCCGAAGAGACTATTGGTGCTGATCAACTGACCGCGGACCAAGTGGCAGCGAAGATCAATCACATGCCAAGGCGACGCGTCCCGATTGCCGGCAATCATCTGACTGCATTCATCGATGTTCAAGGCAAGCTGCTGTTCTACGTCGTCGCTGCCTGGGAAGACGACTTTACTGGCTATGTCGTTGACTATGGAACATACCCTGATCAGCAACGACCGTACTTCACGCTTCGCGATGCCCGTCATACACTTGCGTCTGCCGCCGAAGGCACCGGACTCGAAGGCAGCATCTATGCTGGCCTCCAGGCATTGACGGGCGAACTGCTGGGTCGAGAGTGGCAACGAGACGACGGTGCAGCGATGAAGATCGGTCGCTGTCTGGTCGACGCAAACTGGGGACACTCCACCAACGTCGTCTATCAATTCTGTCGGCAAAGCTCGCACGCCTCAATTCTGCCGCCCTCACATGGCAGGTTCGTGGGAGCTTCTTCGAATCCATTCAGCGAATACAAGCGCCGTCCAGGCGACCGCATTGGATTGAATTGGCGGATCCCATCGATCCACGGGAAACGTGCCATCCGGCATGTCATTTACGACACAAACTGGTGGAAGTCATTTACGCACGCCCGGCTCGCCGTATCGATGGGAGACCGCGGATGCCTTTCCATCTTTGGCGACCGAGCCGAGCAGCACCGCATGTTTGCCGAGCAAGTCACCGCCGAGTACTTCATCAAAACTGAAGGCCGCGGACGAACCGTCGACGAATGGAAAGCCCGCCCTGATCAACCCGACAACCACTGGCTCGACTGCCTAGTCGGCGCCGCCGTCGCTGCGTCGATGCAAGGTGCACTTCTGTTCGGGACCGACATTACACCCGCTCGCCAACGGGACCGCGTAAGCTTCAGAGAGCTCCAACGCAAAAAACGCAAGTAG